In Camarhynchus parvulus chromosome 21, STF_HiC, whole genome shotgun sequence, a genomic segment contains:
- the RBP7 gene encoding retinoid-binding protein 7 isoform X2 — translation MPVDFSGTWNLVSNDNFEGYMVALGIDFATRKIAKMLKPQKVIKQDGDSFYIHTTSSFRDYLLEFKVGEEFEEDNKGLDNRKCKSLVTWENDKLVCVQTGEKKNRGWTHWLEGDDLHLELRCENQVCRQVFKRA, via the exons ATGCCTGTGGATTTCAGTGGAACCTGGAACCTTGTCAGCAATGACAACTTTGAAGGTTATATGGTGGCCTTAG GTATTGACTTTGCAACACGCAAAATAGCAAAAATGCTGAAGCCTCAGAAAGTGATCAAACAAGACGGTGATTCATTCTATATCCATACCACTAGCTCATTCAGAGATTATTTGCTTGAATTCAAAGTTGGAGAAGAGTTTGAGGAAGATAATAAAGGCTTGGATAACAGAAAATGCAAG AGCCTCGTTACCTGGGAAAATGACAAACTTGTCTGTGTCCAGACTGGTGAGAAGAAGAACAGGGGCTGGACTCACTGGCTCGAAGGGGATGACCTCCATCTG gagCTTCGTTGTGAGAATCAAGTCTGCAGACAGGTCTTCAAGAGAGCTTGA
- the RBP7 gene encoding retinoid-binding protein 7 isoform X1 — protein sequence MLLVVIKVNSWLPEWLVINTTLMFLPSVQGIDFATRKIAKMLKPQKVIKQDGDSFYIHTTSSFRDYLLEFKVGEEFEEDNKGLDNRKCKSLVTWENDKLVCVQTGEKKNRGWTHWLEGDDLHLELRCENQVCRQVFKRA from the exons ATGCTTCTGGTAGTAATAAAGGTTAATTCCTGGCTGCCAGAATGGCTGGTGATAAATACAACTCTGATGTTTTTGCCTTCTGTCCAAGGTATTGACTTTGCAACACGCAAAATAGCAAAAATGCTGAAGCCTCAGAAAGTGATCAAACAAGACGGTGATTCATTCTATATCCATACCACTAGCTCATTCAGAGATTATTTGCTTGAATTCAAAGTTGGAGAAGAGTTTGAGGAAGATAATAAAGGCTTGGATAACAGAAAATGCAAG AGCCTCGTTACCTGGGAAAATGACAAACTTGTCTGTGTCCAGACTGGTGAGAAGAAGAACAGGGGCTGGACTCACTGGCTCGAAGGGGATGACCTCCATCTG gagCTTCGTTGTGAGAATCAAGTCTGCAGACAGGTCTTCAAGAGAGCTTGA